One Psilocybe cubensis strain MGC-MH-2018 chromosome 9, whole genome shotgun sequence genomic window, TGTACTAAGGGGCTTACAAGAAACGGTTATGATAGATACCGGCCACTTTAGCAAGCCAGCCTTTGGTCTTTTTCGATCAGGAACTTCCAGGAGTGGTGTCCTGTGGTGTCCGATTAATTAATTTTTGTGGTCGATCGACGGGATCAGCGCCTACGCTACTGCTTCCGGGATGCGGATcacaacaagaaaacaaCGGATTCCCACCACCCAAGCCTGTAAAGTTGTGTAACTAGTACCCTGTGATGTTTTTTGGGTCATGTTACAAGCAGGACATTTGATTTCTAGGTTAGATTTGGAATAGTTTATCAGGATATTCAATAAATGTATATTGTTCTACAGTCTGGAATACTCACCCAAGTTTGTCGAAATTCTGGCATATGGGGCCATTATCTAAATTCGGAATAGCCGCTTCGCATGGACCTACATTTAGGCTATCTGCGCTCCGCTGACCGAAACGTGAAAAAAACGTGAAACTCGAAAACCTTCCTGAATATGgggagatggaagatgagAGCAGGCGAGAACAAGCTACGGGAATCGAGATTTAAATATAATTCGCTGATTCTCCAAGTGTCAACTTTGCATGAAACTGAACTAAGAGAACTGATTGGGGTATCCATATATCCGTCGGTGGCTTTCCCAGTTTTTATCTGTCCGAAATATCACACCTTTCCAATCGTGATGACGCGATGTGGCGTTGAACTACGATAGGTCCCATGATTTCACAAAGCTGCTCGAGTCTTGTCCACGTCTTGTGTTCGCCAAATAAAGTGATATTGCTGGCTTTACTGTAACCGTTCGTTGCAAGTCGTTGCTCTTTGTCAACTTGTCTGAAGAGATAATTCTGTGGCAATTCCAGCATTTATGTAATATATAAACTGAACAGGGGCCAAAAAAATTTAGGTGATCAAAATTACTTATATTTAGCGCGAGCCATGACGATGCGTATTTATTTAGGCGGACTTGAGCCCCTCCTGGCCTCTCCTGGCCTCCTCCATCCGAACGAAACATTGGTTTTGCAGACTGATTAGCATCTGTTTTTTCTTCGATAAGCAGTGGGTTTGGAAATTTTAGGCGGTAGCAACTCACGATTTCCATTTTTGGTGCTTGTGACGACGTTTACCACGGTCACCCATCATCAGTCACATCGCCCAAAATGTGTATTTTCTCCATTTATGGAAATCGTCAATCGTGACTTGCTTACCGAACAGGGCCGGTTAAAGGAGGGAAGCCTTCATCAGTAGCTCTCAGTGAACTTAAAAGTTAAAACTTGAGCTTTATCTAGGTCTTCAGCGATTCAAATTCATTATTATATACGTCTGTATGCTTCATAGAATAGAACAGAGCTTGACGTTTAGTACACAGAGAATGTCATCTATATGTGCAATCCGCTTGAACAGTTCATGCCTATCAGGTATCATTTCAAATAACTTTCGAGATTGAGGTCCTTGATGCGTAGCGTCAGTGAACAGTAGAACGATAGATAATCGATCCAGTACTAGTGGACAAACGCTCCACAAATTTCTGATTTACTCCAAAGAGTAATTACAATAATGATTCCACCTCATTCATCGTCGATCCACACAAAATGCAGAGATGGCGAAAACCTGCTCTGTCAGGATGCAGACAAGCGCGGACTTTTTGTAAATGATACGCACAACACAACCAAAAGGCCAGCATCCATTGATTATATTCAAGTTCGAAAAAGTATAAATAAGTTTTGCCGTGCAATCCATGTTTTTCTCCGGTTAGAATTCATGTATAGCAATGAACTATACACATAAATTAAccactgcgggcgccgaccgctgtaagttaaacatacagcagaaaacttacatgtcttatgtaagtttcgctgtaagttcaacatacagcacacgtgtatgaaaaacaaacactcgacaaagacatattgtgtttggtggctgtatgccgaccaaacacaattgctgtaagtagactgtaaatagaataaacaactaaattacacaaattgtgtttgtccggtgttagtaaaacatacacattttctgtaaatgacacaaacagcactttctgtaagtaaaatttacacacaaagaacactatttgtgtatgtcagacttacaccattaaatgaattgaaaaacttgtgtaagtataacatacacaaattgttttctttgtgtgtaatttttacttacagtaagtgctgtttgtattacttacagaaaatgtgtatggtttactaacaccggacaaacacaatttgtgtaatttaggtgtttattctatttacaggctacttacagcaattgtgtttggttggcatacagccaccaaacacaatatgtctttgttaaatttttgttttcccgacacatatgctgtaagttgaacatacacctaaacttacataagacatgtaagtttactgctgtatgtttaaccTACAGCagtcggcgcccgcagtgaacactgctggcgctgatacatatttgatagaaaaatatgtattggtaattatgtttcctgttggtttttgacgtatttttctcgtatacagagtccggggttacccaattagggaagcccgaagcctatattcaataaaatacgtcaaaaaaatgtaggaaacataattactgggtcttattttctttgaaaatatgtatgagcgccagtGGTGTAATATCCTGTCGATTAGCTTAGCCTTGGAGCTTGGATTCTCATTTAGAACCCACTAGAGTCATCTCGACGCGCAACTCACTCCGACTCCTACCATCCAACCAAACAAtagaaaaatagaaaaaaaagagcaacaaaaaaacaacgaaaaaaaagaaaacaaaattaaaatATGACAAACAGAACTAGTacaaaaaaattgaattcCGAAAACAAATTCTATCACTCAATCTACACCTCCATCTTATCCTCCTGCTCCCATCCAGGATTCTTTTTCAAAATAACAAGACCTTCGAGCACATGACTATATGGAATGAATTCTTCTGTTGCAAGTTCGGCGCGCTCTGTTGTACCGAGGCGTACAGGTGATTGATGTGTTTGGAATCCAGATATCGTCCGTGGCTTTCCGGCCTGTCCGACGACATCGATGGCCTTGATTAGGGGTGATGACAAGTATGTAAGCAAACGACGATATGATACAAATGAGTGGGAAGGAAAGACTTACCTGACCCACACGGACTGTCACAGGCTTATTCTCCAGATTCTCATCCAGTGTAATCAGGAATCGAGGGTACATAGCTGGAGTCAGGAGGTAGAACATCCAGTGATATTTGTCAAGCACAACTGCAATCAAACCATACCGGATCAGTATCCCAGCACACACTCAAATGACTAGGCCATAAAAAACACGATCGCTTACAAGATTTCGAGTCGGTGAACGCCGTCAGCACCGCTAGCAGGCCGGCCACAGCAGGCCGACTCATGATGTCCCGATCGCCGAAGAAGGGGTTCAACCCAATCGTACCCTTGCCCATGTGCACCATACCCTGCGCAATGCGCACCATAAACAGCGAGTCAGGCTCCTTCTGATAATATCCAGCAAGTTGTCGGAGCATCTGCGCAAGGCGTGCATTATTTGTACCGGCGCCGACTAGACCCATCGCGAAGATGGCGTTGATGGCCACCTGCAGGTCGTTATCGTGGCTATACTTGGAAAGTGTGTCAAGAATGGGGAGTTGTGGGTTCGAAGCGCTGACAAGGCCGATGGCTAGGGGGACGGCTTTACGAATGATGGGATCGCCGTAGTGCATCTAGTAAAACATGAACGATTAAGCAAAGGGTTCATTGGGATACAGCGAGATGGACTGAATATGTACCAGGTGATTGAACTGCCGCAGGGCCATCTCCGCACCAATGTCCTCTCCCATTGCAATAAGAGAAATGGCAATAACGGCGAAAGCCTGGAAAGTGTCATCTTTCTTGGGTTCGtccttctttccttcctctccctTGTCGGCGTTGACGTGCTCGTCACAGTGGTGGAGCATTGATTGGATCTTGAGAACGTTTCCTGTCCCGGCAAATGAGCAGGCCTCAACCAATATCTGGGCGGTCTTGGAAATCGGGTGCTCGATGACTTTCAGAGTTTCAATGGTGGCATCGGAGGCGTCCTGTTGGCCTAATACCAAAGTCAGTACCACAatgtgcaaaaaaaaagtaaagaAAGAACGCACCGAGATACAAAAGTCCTAGACCGAGAGCCATGAATCTCGCCCATTTCTCATCCAACGACTTGTCGCCCTCCTTTGTTGCCTTTTCCATCAACACCTGCAAGATTGTATCCGACACTTCTCCATGCTTGCTCCCTACAAAGACAAATCCAAGGGCCAGTGAAGCCAGACTGGCGATTTCCATCGTAACGTCGTCTGAGATGTGTGGTAGAAGGAGGGCGAGAACTTCTTCGCGGTGTGACCCGGTGTATGCGAGGGCGAGCCCCATGAAGGAGCTGGTCTTCAAAGGCACCGATTTGTTCTCTGTGTAATCAGAGAGTAGGTTGAGTGCAAAGTCGGCTTCTGTGCGGACACCCGAGTTCAGCATGCCAGTGGCGAAGAGAGCGCCAGCCTATGCAAGGAAATTACATTAAAAAAAGGTAACGACCTCGAAATTGAGTGCACATCACCTTGATATGCTCTTCCGCCGAGTAGGTATATTTATCAATATGGCTGATACCGATGTCTGTGTCCCAGAGCAAACTCAAGCCAAGTGACGCAGCGGCACTCATCATTCCGTGGTCCTTGTTCTTGTAGATCCAGCTGTTACCTTCATCGGCCATAACCATCAACTTATCGTTTCCGAAGCCGGCGTTCACGAATGCATTAACGAATGTACCGGCTAAATTTCCGCGGGCGGAATCGATATTAGCAGATGTTCCCGAACCTGAGATAAAAGGTTAATAGCGATTGAGAAAGTAACTGAAAACACATCTTACGCGTGTTTTCCAGGTGTGATTTATACACGTCCTCAAGGCTCTTGGCTTCCTCAACACCAACTTCTTTGCCGAAAGCGCGGAAATGCTCACTGAGCTTCGTGTTGTACAAACAATCTTGCAAATCCGACTCAAATTCGATTTCTTCGCCCGGAGGACTGAGCCATTCGATGGGCAGCTGAGAGCGCGCGATAATAAAGGCGAGTTGGCGCTTCATAACACTGACCATCGATGGTTAAACTTATATTTACTGTCCATGAAAATTGAACAACTCACGGGTTGGCAGGGGCATTGAAATCCTCCCGCACTAGATCGGGATCTCCGAGACGAATAGAAAGAGATAGAGCTTCGGGGAATTTGTGATGCTTAACGTAGATGGCATGCGCTGTCCTCAGGAACAAATTGTCGTCTGGTGGTGGTAGAAGATTTACACAACTGGAAGCTCGTTAATTATGATAGGACCCAGATCAATCGAAAATACCGCTCACCGGACCATGTATTGACAGACGCGTCCAAACGTGTTCTCGTCGACCAACTCTACAATCTCATGTATAATCTCCATCTCTTCAAGAAGATCGACCGCGTCGGGCTCCGCGTTGTGCGCCAGAAGGAATGTAGCGCATTGCTTCGCCAGATTGCGCAGATCTTCGATAGATCCAGGGATTTGGGTAGTAGGTTCAGACTTTGCAACGCCGTCAGTGGTATCTAATTCTTCTTGTGTCCGTACCGCGAACTCGTCTCCCAACTCTGCAGCGAGATGGCGAACGTATTCGTGACCCCATGTTCCAGGATCGGCGAGAGGTGAATCTGAGGGTCGTTGTGAAGCAGATAAAAGGCGGTAGCGTAGGGTTCCTCTAGGCTCGGTATCGGAGTAGGTCATAGCGAGAACTGAGAGAATGTCTGCGAAGAGACTCTACGTGAATGTCAGCTGAACGGCAAAGTAAGTTAGCAACTCAAGCTGACCTTGTCCGCAGATGGAGCCCAAGTTTCGTACAGTTCTTGAAGTGCGGGGTAATGAGGTCGTAGGAATTTCAATGGTTTGGGTACAGATGTCATGGAAGATGTAGACGTTCTGATCAGCGTACGGAGATGCTCGAGGGCGGGTGCATAAAGTTTAGTATCAGGTTCCTAATGCATTGCGTCAGCGGCATACACCAGAGATGACCGACTTCATTGGGCACCTTTAATCGCTCAACCAGCAATTCCAGCTGTTCTTTTAGTTGTTGGTCTTCTTCTGACTGTATAGAACCTTGAATATTGGTTGATCAAGCATTCAGATTAGAACGCACCAGCTCCTCgccttcctcctcttttccaCCCTTCACATCTTTCCCAACTTTCGAAAGACCCTTGAAGTCAGGCTTGTCGCTCTCcggtttttctttcttcttcttggggTCTTCTGAAGGAACTTGGATTGCGAATTCCTGTGGGTTTGACATGGCGGTAAGGTATAAGTGATATCCAGAGCTCAGAACGCGACGCGCGTCCACGAATTCCGAAAATGGTTGTTTGGCAACAGCTTCTTGATCAATCACCAAAGTGATTCCCACGGCCTCCTTGGGGACTTCGAATTCAAAATGAGTTATAGTTGCCCACTAGTACTAACACTGGCAGGGAGAGGATGTATTAGACTCTTGCAGATACAGATTCCAatttttgttgatttctGGACTAGGATATTTTATCTACTAGAACAAACACTTCTGATTCCTATTCTCTGAAAAATTgccttcaaaatcaaaacaatGTCGTCTACGAATATGACCCATAACCCGCTGAGTTTTTTTACCTGCGGTTAACTAGTGCTCTCAAAGCCTTATATTTTTTATAGCTATAATTTTGAAAGCATGCCACTGTCGCCGGTTTAGAAATACATCTACAGAATGATAGGGTTGCACCCCAATGCAACGAGGCCACCTTGGAACATAAAAAGATATATTAATttcattgaacttgaaggaaTATAAACCTGACAGATGCAACGCCTACCTGAAAAATTGCTTTGGCAGCATACTAGCTGCGCGGAGCTATAGATTAAGCACCGTTAATTACTGTTCTCAATGAAGAGCATGTTGTCTTACCAGCTTGCACCTGATGCATTTGAAATTGGGGTACAAGTCAATCCGACAAGCATATTGGGGTTGCTGACAACAAGTCCCAAAAGTCCAAGTAGCTGAGGTACAGGTGGGGTACTAGCAGATTGAACGCTAGCACCTTCAGCACATTCAATGTTTATTATGATTATTACATTCCAATGCAATATGGTCAGTAAAACTCACAACATAATATCGAACCATTGTTGCATTGATTGGATTGCAAAATGTCTTTGCCAGTAGGGCTACCAGCAGTTTGGATAGCTGCAGTTGCAAGCAAATAGATGAGGTTAAATTT contains:
- a CDS encoding 26S proteasome regulatory subunit rpn-1, coding for MSNPQEFAIQVPSEDPKKKKEKPESDKPDFKGLSKVGKDVKGGKEEEGEELSEEDQQLKEQLELLVERLKEPDTKLYAPALEHLRTLIRTSTSSMTSVPKPLKFLRPHYPALQELYETWAPSADKSLFADILSVLAMTYSDTEPRGTLRYRLLSASQRPSDSPLADPGTWGHEYVRHLAAELGDEFAVRTQEELDTTDGVAKSEPTTQIPGSIEDLRNLAKQCATFLLAHNAEPDAVDLLEEMEIIHEIVELVDENTFGRVCQYMVRCVNLLPPPDDNLFLRTAHAIYVKHHKFPEALSLSIRLGDPDLVREDFNAPANPVMKRQLAFIIARSQLPIEWLSPPGEEIEFESDLQDCLYNTKLSEHFRAFGKEVGVEEAKSLEDVYKSHLENTRSGTSANIDSARGNLAGTFVNAFVNAGFGNDKLMVMADEGNSWIYKNKDHGMMSAAASLGLSLLWDTDIGISHIDKYTYSAEEHIKAGALFATGMLNSGVRTEADFALNLLSDYTENKSVPLKTSSFMGLALAYTGSHREEVLALLLPHISDDVTMEIASLASLALGFVFVGSKHGEVSDTILQVLMEKATKEGDKSLDEKWARFMALGLGLLYLGQQDASDATIETLKVIEHPISKTAQILVEACSFAGTGNVLKIQSMLHHCDEHVNADKGEEGKKDEPKKDDTFQAFAVIAISLIAMGEDIGAEMALRQFNHLMHYGDPIIRKAVPLAIGLVSASNPQLPILDTLSKYSHDNDLQVAINAIFAMGLVGAGTNNARLAQMLRQLAGYYQKEPDSLFMVRIAQGMVHMGKGTIGLNPFFGDRDIMSRPAVAGLLAVLTAFTDSKSFVLDKYHWMFYLLTPAMYPRFLITLDENLENKPVTVRVGQAIDVVGQAGKPRTISGFQTHQSPVRLGTTERAELATEEFIPYSHVLEGLVILKKNPGWEQEDKMEV